In the genome of Streptomyces collinus, one region contains:
- a CDS encoding WhiB family transcriptional regulator, whose translation MHIDTITSPELEWQQEALCAQTGADFFFPEPGSSVREAKRICGMCPIRAACLAYALDNDERFGVWGGLSEKERLELRRVSR comes from the coding sequence ATGCACATCGACACGATCACCTCGCCCGAACTCGAATGGCAGCAAGAGGCGTTGTGCGCGCAGACGGGGGCGGACTTCTTCTTCCCCGAACCGGGCAGTTCGGTGCGGGAGGCGAAGCGGATCTGCGGTATGTGCCCGATCCGTGCGGCCTGCCTCGCGTACGCGCTGGACAACGACGAGCGCTTCGGCGTCTGGGGCGGCCTCTCGGAGAAGGAGCGGCTGGAGCTGCGGCGGGTGTCGCGGTAG
- a CDS encoding acyl-ACP desaturase, translated as MTITTPHLGSPAGAWTDAQLLYALEEVVEKELNRHLKVAKDWMPHEYVPWSDGRNFPGIFEDGEAWGKEQSKVTEIGRIALVVNLLTEDNLPSYHHEIASLFGRDGAWGTWVHRWTAEEGRHGIVMRDYLLTSRAVDPDKLEEFRMSHMAEGFESDNRHSMLHSVAYVAFQELATRVSHRNTGHQSGDPVCDRMLARIATDENLHMVFYRNLLKAAFELAPDLTMMAVRDVIVNFRMPGHGMPGFERAAAQMAIGEIYNMRIHHDDVLQPVLRFLKIMEIDGLGPEGRKAQEELGLFMGGLDSEASKFDEKLAARKARMAARAGA; from the coding sequence ATGACGATCACCACTCCCCACCTCGGCAGCCCGGCCGGCGCCTGGACCGACGCTCAGCTGCTGTACGCCCTGGAGGAAGTGGTCGAGAAGGAGCTCAACCGGCATCTGAAGGTAGCCAAGGACTGGATGCCGCACGAGTACGTGCCGTGGAGCGACGGACGCAACTTCCCCGGCATCTTCGAGGACGGCGAGGCCTGGGGCAAGGAGCAGTCCAAGGTCACCGAGATCGGCCGCATCGCGCTCGTCGTCAACCTTCTCACCGAGGACAACCTGCCCAGCTACCACCACGAGATCGCCTCGCTGTTCGGCCGCGACGGCGCCTGGGGGACCTGGGTGCACCGCTGGACCGCCGAGGAGGGCCGGCACGGCATCGTCATGCGGGACTACCTGCTCACCTCGCGCGCGGTGGACCCGGACAAGCTGGAAGAGTTCCGGATGTCCCACATGGCCGAGGGCTTCGAGTCGGACAACCGGCACTCGATGCTGCACTCGGTCGCCTACGTAGCCTTCCAGGAACTCGCGACCCGCGTCTCGCACCGCAACACCGGCCACCAGTCCGGGGACCCGGTCTGCGACCGCATGCTGGCGCGCATCGCCACCGACGAGAACCTGCACATGGTCTTCTACCGGAACCTGCTGAAGGCGGCCTTCGAGCTGGCGCCCGACCTGACGATGATGGCGGTGCGCGACGTCATCGTGAACTTCCGGATGCCCGGCCACGGCATGCCCGGCTTCGAGCGGGCCGCCGCGCAGATGGCGATCGGCGAGATCTACAACATGCGCATCCACCACGACGACGTGCTCCAGCCGGTGCTGCGCTTCCTGAAGATCATGGAGATCGACGGGCTGGGCCCCGAGGGCCGCAAGGCGCAGGAGGAACTCGGTCTGTTCATGGGCGGCCTGGACTCCGAGGCGTCGAAGTTCGACGAGAAGCTGGCCGCCCGCAAGGCCCGCATGGCGGCCCGGGCCGGCGCCTGA
- a CDS encoding VOC family protein gives MLTTRYISGAPNWIDLGTPDIDGAAAFYGGLFDWRFQPGGPEVGGYGLFQLGGRTAAGGMQTTAEQGPPSWTVYFQAPDADATARAAEQARGSVAVQPMDVQDLGRMAILADQAGVTFGLWQPGRNEGLEVVREPGSLCWVELYTADVPAAAAFYHSVLGLETFGADFAGGTYTTFSPAGQSEDAMFGGVVPLADDPAEEEAYWLPYFEVADPDATVARAGELGGTVRLPATDLPSVGRLAKLADPYGARFAVIRSEPQQG, from the coding sequence ATGCTCACCACCCGTTATATCAGCGGCGCTCCGAACTGGATCGACCTCGGCACCCCCGACATCGACGGCGCCGCCGCCTTCTACGGCGGGCTGTTCGACTGGCGGTTCCAGCCGGGCGGTCCGGAGGTCGGAGGGTACGGCCTGTTCCAGCTCGGCGGCAGGACGGCCGCCGGGGGGATGCAGACCACCGCCGAGCAGGGCCCGCCGTCCTGGACGGTGTACTTCCAGGCGCCGGACGCCGACGCCACGGCGCGCGCGGCCGAGCAGGCGCGCGGCTCGGTGGCGGTGCAGCCGATGGACGTCCAGGACCTGGGCCGGATGGCGATCCTCGCCGACCAGGCAGGAGTGACCTTCGGCCTGTGGCAGCCGGGCCGCAACGAGGGCCTGGAGGTGGTCCGGGAGCCCGGCTCGCTGTGCTGGGTCGAGCTGTACACGGCGGACGTCCCGGCCGCGGCCGCCTTCTACCACTCCGTACTGGGTCTGGAGACCTTCGGCGCCGACTTCGCCGGCGGCACGTACACCACGTTCAGTCCCGCCGGGCAAAGCGAGGACGCCATGTTCGGCGGAGTCGTCCCGCTGGCCGACGACCCGGCCGAGGAGGAGGCCTACTGGCTGCCGTACTTCGAGGTCGCCGACCCGGACGCCACCGTCGCCAGGGCCGGGGAACTGGGCGGCACGGTCCGCCTCCCCGCCACGGACCTCCCGTCCGTCGGCCGCCTGGCGAAACTCGCCGACCCGTACGGCGCCCGCTTCGCGGTGATCCGAAGCGAGCCACAGCAGGGGTGA
- a CDS encoding ATP-binding cassette domain-containing protein: MTDFAHDAITLTGARENNLKDVTLRIPKGRLTVFTGVSGSGKSSVVFDTIAVESQRQLNETYPWFVRNRLPKFERPHADGLEDLTPAIVVDQRQVGGHSRSTVGTMTDVYSVIRVLFSRYGTPSAGGATAYSFNDPSGMCPGCDGLGRAVRPDWDRILDPDRSLADGAVRFPPFAAGTWQGQAYTNSADLDPHKPVGRFTAAEREFLMRGRPGSQVTVNGAGGTWTTDYEGLAVRFERLYLKRDLSAMSQKTRDLVSAFLVEGTCPDCRGARLNAAALATRINGRSIADCTRMQVTDLIAVLKEIDDAVAGPIASAAVAALERIEAIGLGYLSLDRETATLSGGEGQRLKTVRHLGSSLTGVTYIFDEPSVGLHPRDVGRLGDLLLRLRDKGNTVLVVEHDPDVIALADHVVDMGPGAGAGGGTVVFEGTPEELAVSGTLTGRCLRTRTAVKDEVREPTGELWVKGADRHNLRDVTVRFPAGVLTAVTGVAGSGKSTLAGEFTAAHEEAVVVDQSSIGISGRSTPATYLGIMDTVRKIFARETGAVAGLFSFNSGGACGTCEGRGVVFADLAFMDPVTTTCHDCEGRRFKEEVLRLTVRGHSVADVLAMTAEQALGFFDDTGVRRRLRALRDVGLTYLTLGQPLSTLSGGERQRIKLATRLHRTGAVYVLDEPTTGLHMADVEGLVALLDRLVDAGNTVVVVEHNLDVIARADWVIDLGPDGGRDGGEIVFEGTPRQLLEAQGSFTGEHLRRAVRHRP, encoded by the coding sequence ATGACCGACTTCGCGCACGATGCCATCACCCTGACCGGAGCACGCGAGAACAACCTCAAGGACGTCACCCTGCGCATCCCGAAAGGCCGGCTGACCGTGTTCACCGGCGTTTCGGGGTCGGGGAAGTCGTCCGTCGTCTTCGACACGATCGCGGTGGAGTCGCAGCGCCAGCTGAACGAGACGTACCCCTGGTTCGTCCGCAACCGGCTGCCCAAGTTCGAGCGGCCCCACGCGGACGGTCTGGAGGACCTCACCCCGGCGATCGTCGTCGACCAGCGGCAGGTCGGCGGCCACTCCCGGTCGACCGTCGGCACCATGACCGACGTCTACTCGGTGATCCGGGTGCTGTTCTCCCGGTACGGCACCCCGAGCGCCGGAGGGGCGACGGCGTACTCCTTCAACGACCCGTCGGGCATGTGCCCCGGGTGCGACGGTCTCGGCCGGGCGGTACGGCCCGACTGGGACCGCATCCTGGACCCGGACCGTTCCCTCGCCGACGGGGCGGTCCGCTTCCCGCCCTTCGCCGCCGGGACCTGGCAGGGGCAGGCGTACACGAACAGCGCCGACCTCGACCCGCACAAGCCGGTGGGCCGGTTCACGGCCGCCGAGCGGGAGTTCCTGATGCGCGGGCGGCCCGGCAGCCAGGTCACCGTCAACGGCGCGGGCGGCACCTGGACCACGGACTACGAGGGGCTGGCCGTCCGCTTCGAGCGGCTGTACCTGAAGCGGGACCTGTCGGCCATGAGCCAGAAGACCCGGGACCTGGTGAGCGCGTTCCTGGTGGAGGGCACCTGCCCGGACTGCCGCGGAGCGCGTCTGAACGCGGCGGCCCTGGCGACCCGGATCAACGGCCGGTCGATCGCCGACTGCACCCGTATGCAGGTCACCGACCTGATCGCCGTGCTGAAGGAGATCGACGACGCGGTGGCCGGGCCGATCGCCTCCGCCGCCGTGGCCGCGCTGGAGCGCATCGAGGCGATCGGCCTGGGCTACCTCAGCCTCGACCGGGAGACGGCCACGCTCAGCGGCGGGGAGGGACAGCGGCTGAAGACGGTGCGGCACCTCGGCTCCAGCCTGACCGGCGTGACGTACATCTTCGACGAGCCGAGCGTCGGCCTGCACCCGCGTGACGTGGGCCGTCTCGGCGACCTGCTGCTGCGGCTGCGCGACAAGGGGAACACGGTGCTGGTCGTCGAGCACGACCCGGACGTGATTGCGCTGGCCGACCACGTCGTCGACATGGGCCCGGGCGCCGGCGCCGGGGGCGGCACGGTGGTGTTCGAGGGGACGCCGGAGGAACTGGCCGTGTCCGGCACGCTCACCGGGCGGTGCCTGCGCACCCGTACGGCGGTCAAGGACGAGGTGCGGGAGCCCACGGGCGAGCTGTGGGTCAAGGGCGCGGACCGGCACAACCTGCGGGACGTGACCGTACGGTTCCCGGCCGGTGTGCTCACGGCCGTGACCGGCGTCGCGGGGTCGGGAAAGAGCACCCTGGCCGGAGAGTTCACCGCGGCACACGAGGAGGCCGTGGTCGTCGACCAGTCGTCGATCGGCATCTCGGGCCGCTCCACCCCGGCGACCTACCTGGGGATCATGGACACGGTCCGGAAGATCTTCGCCCGTGAGACGGGGGCCGTGGCGGGCCTGTTCAGCTTCAACTCCGGCGGGGCCTGCGGCACCTGCGAGGGGCGGGGCGTCGTATTCGCCGATCTCGCCTTCATGGACCCGGTGACGACGACCTGTCACGACTGCGAGGGGCGGCGCTTCAAGGAGGAGGTGCTGCGGCTGACCGTGCGGGGGCATTCCGTCGCGGACGTCCTGGCGATGACGGCCGAGCAGGCACTCGGGTTCTTCGACGACACGGGCGTACGGCGCCGGCTGCGCGCCCTGCGGGACGTCGGACTGACCTACCTCACCCTCGGCCAGCCCCTCTCCACGCTCTCCGGCGGCGAGCGGCAGCGCATCAAGCTGGCCACGCGACTGCACCGGACGGGCGCGGTCTACGTGCTCGACGAGCCGACGACCGGCCTGCACATGGCGGATGTGGAGGGCCTCGTCGCCCTGCTGGACCGGCTGGTCGACGCGGGCAACACGGTCGTCGTCGTCGAGCACAACCTCGACGTGATCGCCCGGGCCGACTGGGTGATCGACCTCGGCCCGGACGGCGGCCGGGACGGCGGCGAGATCGTCTTCGAGGGCACGCCCCGGCAGCTTCTGGAGGCGCAGGGCTCCTTCACCGGGGAGCATCTGCGGCGGGCGGTGCGGCACCGCCCGTGA
- a CDS encoding multicopper oxidase domain-containing protein — protein MDRRSFNRRVLLGGAAVATSLSVAPEAISAAGPAKTAPAGGEVKRIKLYAEKLADGQMGYGLEKGKASVPGPLIELNEGDTLHIEFENTMDVAVSLHVHGLDYEITSDGTKMNRSHVEPGGTRTYTWRTHAPGRRKDGTWRAGSAGYWHYHDHVVGTEHGTVGLQKGLFGPVVVRRKGDVLPDRTHTVVFNDMRINNKPPHSGPDFEATVGDRVEFVVITHGEFYHTFHMHGHRWADNRTGMLTGPEDPSQVIDNKITGPADSFGFQVIAGEGVGAGAWMYHCHVQSHSDMGMVGLFLVKKPDGTIPGYDPHEHGHEPAGGGHEHGEEPPGGGHEH, from the coding sequence ATGGACAGACGCAGCTTCAACCGGCGGGTCCTGCTGGGCGGCGCGGCCGTCGCGACATCGTTGTCCGTGGCTCCGGAGGCCATCAGCGCCGCCGGACCGGCGAAGACGGCGCCCGCCGGAGGCGAGGTGAAGCGCATCAAGCTGTACGCCGAGAAGCTCGCCGACGGGCAGATGGGCTACGGCCTGGAGAAGGGCAAGGCGTCCGTCCCGGGCCCCCTGATCGAACTCAACGAAGGCGACACACTGCACATCGAGTTCGAGAACACCATGGACGTGGCGGTGAGCCTGCACGTCCACGGCCTCGACTACGAAATCACCAGCGACGGCACGAAGATGAACCGCAGTCATGTCGAGCCGGGCGGCACCCGCACCTACACCTGGCGCACCCACGCCCCCGGCCGCCGCAAGGACGGCACCTGGCGGGCTGGCAGCGCGGGCTACTGGCACTACCACGACCACGTGGTCGGTACCGAGCACGGCACGGTGGGGTTGCAGAAGGGCCTGTTCGGCCCGGTCGTCGTCCGCCGCAAGGGCGACGTCCTGCCGGACCGGACGCACACGGTCGTCTTCAACGACATGCGGATCAACAACAAGCCGCCGCACTCGGGGCCGGACTTCGAGGCCACGGTGGGGGACCGCGTGGAGTTCGTCGTGATCACGCACGGCGAGTTCTACCACACGTTCCACATGCACGGTCACCGCTGGGCGGACAACCGCACCGGCATGCTGACCGGCCCCGAGGACCCCAGTCAGGTCATCGACAACAAGATCACGGGCCCGGCCGACTCGTTCGGCTTCCAGGTGATCGCGGGGGAGGGCGTCGGCGCGGGCGCCTGGATGTACCACTGCCACGTGCAGAGCCACTCCGACATGGGGATGGTGGGACTGTTCCTGGTGAAGAAGCCGGACGGCACCATTCCGGGGTACGACCCGCACGAGCACGGCCACGAACCGGCCGGCGGCGGCCACGAGCACGGGGAGGAGCCGCCGGGCGGCGGCCACGAGCACTGA
- the ddaH gene encoding dimethylargininase, producing MPSKKALVRRPSPRLAEGLVTHIEREKVDVDLAVEQWEAYVEALRTHGWETIEVDPADDCPDSVFVEDTVVMYRNVALIARPGADSRRAETAGVEEAVAGLGCSVNWIWDPGTLEGGDVLKIGDTVYVGRGGRTNAAGVQQLRAAFEPLGARVVSAPVSKVLHLKSAVTALPDGTVIGHIPKMDTPSLFARFLPVPEEAGSHVVLLGGDKLLMAASAPKTAELFADLGYEPVVVDISEFEKLEGCVTCLSVRLRELYV from the coding sequence GTGCCCAGCAAGAAGGCCCTCGTCCGCCGCCCCAGCCCGCGCCTCGCCGAGGGGCTGGTGACCCACATCGAGCGGGAGAAGGTCGACGTCGACCTCGCCGTCGAGCAGTGGGAGGCGTACGTGGAGGCCCTGCGCACGCACGGCTGGGAGACCATCGAGGTGGACCCGGCCGACGACTGCCCGGACTCGGTGTTCGTCGAGGACACGGTCGTGATGTACCGGAACGTCGCGCTGATCGCCCGCCCGGGCGCCGACTCCCGGCGTGCGGAGACCGCCGGGGTCGAGGAGGCCGTGGCCGGTCTGGGCTGCTCGGTGAACTGGATCTGGGACCCCGGCACGCTGGAGGGCGGCGACGTCCTGAAGATCGGCGACACCGTCTACGTGGGCCGGGGCGGACGCACCAACGCCGCCGGCGTCCAGCAGCTGCGCGCCGCGTTCGAGCCGCTCGGCGCGCGGGTCGTCTCCGCGCCGGTGAGCAAGGTGCTGCACCTGAAGTCGGCGGTCACCGCACTGCCGGACGGTACGGTCATCGGACACATCCCCAAGATGGACACGCCCTCACTGTTCGCGCGCTTCCTGCCCGTCCCTGAGGAAGCGGGGTCCCACGTCGTCCTGCTCGGCGGCGACAAGCTGCTGATGGCGGCGAGCGCGCCGAAGACAGCCGAGCTGTTCGCCGACCTCGGGTACGAACCGGTCGTCGTGGACATCAGCGAGTTCGAGAAGCTGGAGGGATGTGTGACGTGCCTCTCGGTGCGGCTGCGGGAGCTGTACGTCTGA
- a CDS encoding LacI family DNA-binding transcriptional regulator, with translation MTDTAPRPTLEAVAARAGVSRATVSRVVNGGDGVRDILVERVRKAVDELGYVPNQAARSLVTRRHDAVAVVVAEPETRVFADPFFALQLRGISKELTAHDNQLVLLLTEGRDDHARVARYLAGGHVDGALVFSLHLDDPLPELIQRAGVPTVFGGRPGWSGDRREVVYVDSDNRGGARDAVRHLAGLGRTRIAHITGALDQTSAADRLDGYRDVMVDADPRLIAEADFTPAGGERAMRDLLERCPDVDAVFAANDLMASGALRVLRESGRRVPGDVAVIGFDDMRPVAEQTDPPLTTVRQDIEEMGRLMARLLLRGIDPGAPREGVGATPSSVVLPTTLVRRGSA, from the coding sequence GTGACCGACACAGCCCCGCGTCCCACCCTGGAGGCCGTGGCCGCCCGGGCCGGCGTCTCGCGGGCCACCGTGTCCCGCGTGGTCAACGGCGGCGACGGGGTGCGGGACATCCTGGTGGAGCGGGTCCGCAAGGCCGTGGACGAGCTCGGGTACGTACCCAACCAGGCCGCACGCTCCCTGGTGACCCGACGGCACGACGCGGTCGCGGTCGTCGTCGCCGAACCGGAGACCCGGGTCTTCGCCGACCCGTTCTTCGCGCTCCAGCTGCGCGGCATCAGCAAGGAACTCACCGCCCACGACAACCAGCTCGTGCTGCTGCTCACGGAGGGCCGGGACGACCACGCCCGGGTCGCCAGGTACCTCGCCGGCGGACATGTCGACGGCGCCCTCGTCTTCTCCCTGCACCTCGACGACCCGCTGCCGGAGCTGATCCAGCGGGCCGGTGTCCCGACGGTCTTCGGCGGTCGGCCCGGCTGGAGCGGCGACCGGCGCGAGGTGGTCTACGTCGACAGCGACAACCGCGGCGGTGCCCGCGACGCCGTCCGCCACCTGGCAGGGCTCGGCCGCACCCGCATCGCGCACATCACCGGCGCCCTCGACCAGACCTCCGCCGCGGACCGCCTCGACGGCTACCGGGACGTCATGGTGGACGCCGACCCACGGCTGATCGCCGAGGCCGACTTCACCCCGGCCGGGGGCGAGCGGGCGATGCGCGACCTCCTGGAGCGCTGCCCGGACGTGGACGCGGTGTTCGCCGCCAACGACCTCATGGCCTCCGGGGCGCTGCGCGTCCTGCGCGAGTCGGGCCGCCGGGTCCCCGGCGACGTGGCCGTGATCGGGTTCGACGACATGCGGCCCGTGGCGGAACAGACCGATCCGCCCCTCACGACGGTCCGTCAGGACATAGAGGAGATGGGCCGCCTGATGGCCCGCCTGCTGCTGCGTGGCATCGACCCGGGCGCCCCCCGGGAGGGCGTCGGGGCGACGCCCTCCAGCGTGGTGCTGCCCACGACGCTGGTGCGGAGGGGGTCGGCCTAG
- a CDS encoding ThuA domain-containing protein, with translation MHLRGLSKSRRVWAASVAAGIVTAGLLSGPAANARPYPEPPLTTMSIKSPPGGENVRVLIFHGSAAAGEESPVVNAGIEAIEDIGLTGPANRRFKVQATGDASVFTDSTRLGRFNAIVFLTGGGDVLDAEQEAGLEAYMEAGGGFVGIHDAARAEPYSDWFTGLVGARPAASSPTAVQRATVEVGDRGHVATKDLPVQWKRPDRWLNWAKNPSGDVHTVARVRESTYQPGSGSNGWDHPVSWCRDYDGGRSFYTGMGGTVSSYDETDFRDHLRGALMWTTRLEQADCKATINAHYAAERLTKPNQPGQNDQIGEPHGMVTAPDGRVFYIGRGGADSSQPVITDWNNPDIGKGKGEIHVYDPKTKQVTLAGALTVFGNKGGGDELVKVEEGLLGIELDPGFAQNGWVYLHYTPHERINRETRMAERRVSRFTLDRATNRLDLSSEKVLLKWPVQIHSCCHAGGGMAWDSKGNLYIATGDNNSSGFTSGYSGNNPQPNYKGVSFADARRTAGNTNNLNGKILRIHPEPDGTYTLPAGNLFTGKEPDEGGGKTRGEIYVMGVRNPARISVDKSTDVLYAGWVGPDASAPSTTWGPAKYDTFAAITGAGNRGWPYCMGNKQPYRDRNLPDPSKPLGWYDCDHPKNESPNNDGLVNLPPVTGNNIWYSPSGGGPDYPRDANGVPSYKPAEATYRLPWLKGGGQAAMNGPVYRYGTVAADSAVKWPAYWDGKWFVGDFYDADQPRNAVLMDPKTQGDGGLPVHAESLKKIVPVGNDGIKNLMDWRFGPDGALYVLDYGRGFFTSDSKSALWRVTYKGGGPTPAAGQLARGSE, from the coding sequence ATGCACTTACGAGGGTTGAGCAAGTCAAGACGCGTCTGGGCGGCGTCCGTCGCCGCCGGGATCGTGACCGCCGGGCTGCTGTCCGGCCCGGCCGCGAACGCGCGCCCTTACCCCGAACCCCCGTTGACAACGATGTCGATCAAGTCGCCGCCGGGCGGCGAGAACGTACGGGTGCTGATCTTCCACGGTTCCGCGGCGGCCGGGGAGGAGTCGCCGGTGGTGAACGCCGGGATCGAGGCCATCGAGGACATCGGCCTGACCGGCCCGGCGAACCGCCGTTTCAAGGTGCAGGCCACCGGTGACGCCTCGGTGTTCACCGACTCCACGAGGCTCGGCCGCTTCAACGCGATCGTGTTCCTGACCGGCGGGGGCGATGTCCTCGACGCGGAGCAGGAGGCGGGCCTGGAGGCGTACATGGAGGCCGGCGGCGGGTTCGTCGGCATCCATGACGCGGCGCGCGCGGAGCCGTACTCGGACTGGTTCACCGGTCTGGTGGGTGCCCGTCCGGCCGCCTCCAGCCCGACGGCCGTGCAGCGCGCGACCGTCGAGGTCGGCGACCGCGGGCACGTCGCCACCAAGGACCTGCCGGTGCAGTGGAAGCGCCCGGACCGGTGGCTGAACTGGGCGAAGAACCCCTCGGGCGACGTCCACACGGTGGCCCGGGTCCGCGAGTCGACCTACCAGCCGGGCTCGGGATCGAACGGCTGGGACCATCCGGTCAGCTGGTGCCGCGACTACGACGGCGGCCGTTCCTTCTACACGGGCATGGGCGGGACGGTGTCGTCGTACGACGAGACCGACTTCCGCGACCATCTGCGCGGCGCGCTGATGTGGACGACCCGTCTGGAGCAGGCCGACTGCAAGGCGACCATCAACGCCCACTACGCGGCGGAGCGGCTGACCAAGCCCAACCAGCCCGGGCAGAACGACCAGATCGGCGAGCCGCACGGGATGGTCACCGCGCCCGACGGCCGGGTGTTCTACATCGGCCGGGGCGGCGCGGACTCCTCGCAGCCCGTGATCACGGACTGGAACAACCCCGACATCGGCAAGGGCAAGGGCGAGATCCACGTCTACGATCCGAAGACCAAGCAGGTCACCCTGGCCGGCGCGCTCACCGTCTTCGGCAACAAGGGCGGCGGCGACGAACTGGTCAAGGTCGAGGAGGGGCTCCTCGGCATCGAGCTGGACCCCGGGTTCGCGCAGAACGGCTGGGTGTATCTGCACTACACGCCGCACGAGCGGATCAACCGCGAGACGCGGATGGCGGAGCGGCGGGTCTCCCGGTTCACGCTCGACCGGGCCACGAACAGGCTGGACCTCTCCAGTGAGAAGGTCCTGCTGAAGTGGCCGGTGCAGATCCACAGTTGCTGCCACGCGGGCGGCGGGATGGCCTGGGACTCCAAGGGCAACCTGTACATCGCCACGGGTGACAACAACTCCAGCGGGTTCACCAGCGGCTACTCGGGCAACAATCCGCAGCCGAACTACAAGGGCGTCTCCTTCGCGGACGCGCGCCGCACCGCGGGCAACACCAACAACCTCAACGGCAAGATCCTGCGCATCCACCCGGAGCCGGACGGGACGTACACGCTCCCCGCCGGCAATCTCTTCACCGGGAAGGAGCCCGACGAGGGCGGTGGCAAGACGCGCGGCGAGATCTATGTGATGGGCGTGCGCAACCCGGCGCGCATCTCCGTCGACAAGTCGACCGACGTGCTCTACGCGGGCTGGGTCGGCCCGGACGCGAGCGCGCCCTCGACGACCTGGGGCCCGGCGAAGTACGACACGTTCGCCGCCATCACCGGGGCGGGCAACCGCGGCTGGCCGTACTGCATGGGCAACAAGCAGCCCTACCGGGACCGCAATCTGCCGGACCCGTCCAAGCCGCTGGGCTGGTACGACTGCGACCACCCGAAGAACGAGTCGCCGAACAACGACGGCCTGGTCAACCTGCCGCCGGTGACCGGCAACAACATCTGGTACTCGCCCTCGGGCGGCGGCCCCGACTACCCGCGCGACGCGAACGGCGTCCCGTCGTACAAGCCGGCGGAGGCCACGTACCGGCTGCCCTGGCTGAAGGGCGGCGGGCAGGCCGCGATGAACGGGCCGGTCTACCGCTACGGCACGGTCGCGGCGGACAGCGCCGTGAAGTGGCCGGCGTACTGGGACGGCAAGTGGTTCGTCGGTGACTTCTACGACGCCGACCAGCCGCGCAACGCGGTGCTCATGGACCCGAAGACGCAAGGCGACGGCGGTCTGCCGGTGCACGCGGAGTCGCTGAAGAAGATCGTGCCGGTCGGCAACGACGGCATCAAGAACCTCATGGACTGGAGGTTCGGTCCGGACGGCGCGCTGTACGTCCTCGACTACGGGCGCGGCTTCTTCACCTCGGACTCCAAGTCGGCCCTGTGGCGGGTCACCTACAAGGGCGGCGGGCCCACCCCGGCCGCCGGTCAGCTGGCGAGGGGGAGCGAGTGA